One genomic segment of bacterium includes these proteins:
- a CDS encoding cell division protein FtsL, with amino-acid sequence MEAYRARMRKWVTIRRKWERLPSPAWAAGCILLVAVSALFVVWPHLEIVKLGYRLTRLETERARLLEAQRILRVEAATLRQLGRIEAISRGRLGMVFPRPEQVIYVKIIPGSLGDR; translated from the coding sequence ATGGAGGCGTACCGCGCCCGGATGCGCAAGTGGGTGACGATTCGGCGCAAATGGGAGCGCCTTCCGTCCCCCGCCTGGGCTGCGGGCTGCATTCTGCTGGTGGCCGTGAGCGCGCTCTTTGTGGTCTGGCCGCATCTGGAGATTGTGAAGCTGGGCTACCGCTTGACGCGGCTGGAGACCGAGCGGGCGCGCCTTCTGGAAGCTCAGCGCATCTTGCGGGTGGAGGCCGCCACCCTCCGGCAGCTCGGCCGCATCGAAGCCATCTCGCGCGGGCGGCTGGGGATGGTGTTCCCCCGGCCGGAGCAGGTGATTTACGTGAAAATCATTCCCGGGAGCCTCGGCGACCGGTAA